A portion of the Salminus brasiliensis chromosome 9, fSalBra1.hap2, whole genome shotgun sequence genome contains these proteins:
- the trmt10a gene encoding tRNA methyltransferase 10 homolog A, whose protein sequence is MANMASDGVGVAALQDDNIDAQANGTKQEAQGEESETLSKRQRKKLLKQQQWEEQRDLRKQKRKERKQQRKQERQTQSEDGTEYTARKRFRREAEPSPLRLVIDCSFDNLMMLKDVKKLHKQIQRCYAENRRAAHPVQFYITSHGGQLKQNMDEINKGWVNWKDVHIKPEHFHEVLSKEDLVYLTSDSPNVLQELDENKAYVIGGLVDHNHHKGISFERAKELGIAHAQLPLGSFVKMNSRKVLAVNHVFEILLAYLEKRDWREAFFTVLPQRKGAVPVGQENKQEQGNDEDEEESDRDSDTCEQVTEKTENVKDQSTDQQEHGTQHVEITS, encoded by the exons ATGGCTAACATGGCCTCTGATGGAGTTGGTGTGGCTGCATTACAGGATGACAACATTGATGCCCAAGCTAATGGAACCAAGCAGGAGGCCCAGGGTGAAGAAAGTGAGACCTTgtcaaagagacagagaaagaaactACTTAAGCAACAACAATGGGAAGAGCAAAGAGATCTGCGAAA GCAGAAGCGCAAGGAGCggaaacagcagaggaagcaggagagacagacacagtctgAAGATGGAACGGAGTACACAGCTAGAAAGCGTTTCCGCAGAGAAGCAGAGCCCAGTCCTCTTCGTCTGGTCATAGACTGTAGCTTCGACAACCTAATGATGCTAAAG GATGTAAAGAAACTCCACAAGCAGATCCAGAGGTGCTATGCAGAAAACAGACGGGCTGCCCACCCGGTGCAG TTTTATATAACAAGCCATGGAGGACAGTTAAAACAGAACATGGATGAAATTAACAAAGGCTGGGTGAACTGGAAG GATGTACATATCAAGCCTGAGCACTTTCATGAAGTCTTAAGCAAAGAAGATCTGGTATACCTCACCTCTGATTCGCCCAATGTGCTACAGGAGTTAGACGAGAATAAAGCCTATGTGATTGGAGGCCTAGTGGACCACAACCACCACAAG GGAATCTCTTTTGAACGTGCCAAAGAGCTTGGAATTGCCCATGCTCAACTCCCACTGGGCAGTTTTGTCAAGATGAACAGCCGTAAAGTGCTTGCTGTGAATCACG TGTTTGAGATATTGCTGGCGTATCTGGAAAAACGCGACTGGCGGGAGGCGTTTTTCACCGTCTTGCCCCAGCGGAAAGGAGCTGTACCTGTGGGCCAAGAGAACAAACAGGAGCAGGGCAATGATGAGGACGAGGAAGAATCTGACAGAGACTCCGACACATGCGAGCAAGTcacagaaaagacagaaaatgtGAAGGACCAATCAACTGATCAACAAGAACATGGAACCCAACATGTAGAAATTACCTCATAA